One region of Desulfobaccales bacterium genomic DNA includes:
- a CDS encoding cyclodeaminase/cyclohydrolase family protein, producing the protein MDSSFLKALAQARPDPGGGAAAAHGAALGVALLEKVVRLEQLRQRAGGSASFPWDDLLRRVGQVAGALARLQKEDIQAYFNLVEARGSGDPAIMAAALEEAIGCPLRIMQQTQAAMALISQGGARCKRHLVSDLLVACELLGAAFRGANHIARANLLFMTRNPRRVVWAEDLTHTLKAAEALLLQVMAELLERQTCH; encoded by the coding sequence ATGGATTCATCATTTCTTAAAGCCCTGGCCCAGGCGAGGCCTGATCCCGGTGGTGGCGCCGCCGCCGCCCATGGCGCGGCCCTGGGCGTGGCCTTGCTGGAAAAGGTGGTCAGGCTGGAACAACTACGCCAGAGGGCAGGGGGGAGCGCCAGTTTTCCCTGGGATGATTTGCTGAGGCGGGTGGGCCAGGTGGCTGGCGCTTTGGCGCGGTTGCAAAAGGAAGATATCCAGGCATATTTCAACCTCGTGGAGGCGCGGGGTAGCGGCGACCCAGCGATTATGGCCGCGGCGCTGGAAGAGGCCATCGGCTGTCCGCTCCGGATCATGCAGCAGACCCAGGCGGCCATGGCACTGATTTCCCAGGGCGGGGCCCGGTGTAAAAGACACCTGGTTTCCGACCTGCTGGTGGCCTGCGAACTTTTGGGCGCGGCCTTTCGGGGGGCGAACCACATTGCCCGGGCCAATCTACTGTTCATGACCAGAAATCCCCGGCGCGTCGTGTGGGCCGAAGACCTGACCCATACGCTGAAGGCCGCGGAAGCCCTGTTACTGCAAGTGATGGCCGAACTTTTGGAACGGCAAACATGCCACTGA
- a CDS encoding histidine kinase dimerization/phospho-acceptor domain-containing protein — protein MSGNRQSQNSSPPAQTEDLDLIPLIRSLELANLELDRVHRWQKEFIANTSHEFRTPLNAILSFLRLVMDGLCDSPEEARQFLHSAYDSARGLLDLINEHLDHAEIEAGKLDLQLTEVNVAAVFEQVEKSSRRQADQKKVRLTFRAPRTRVLVRADAANLSQVLLNLVANAIQSTTQGEVRVQARSWRDQGHVRFQVRSLGWSPEKQGNLFHKVDPTIPLADRRNGEANAALAECKILVECMGGQIWLSTPCRGQGASVYFTLPLVTPQPLYWRRTADRERGLDIQGPPTGPLILLVEDEPKVLDKLARILQKHGYRTAYAVTADDGLEGAQRLEPDLITLDLGLPMRPLGALQSGLDLYEALQRDPHLAGIPAILVTGHDPALTRTTQTLPPILSKPFRAQQLLDLMADQLRGVNLLSAQG, from the coding sequence ATGAGCGGTAATCGCCAATCCCAGAATTCGTCTCCTCCGGCGCAAACGGAAGATCTAGACCTGATCCCTCTCATACGCAGTCTCGAACTGGCCAACCTGGAGTTGGACCGGGTCCATCGCTGGCAGAAAGAATTTATAGCCAACACCTCTCATGAATTTCGTACGCCTCTCAACGCCATCCTGAGTTTTTTGCGCCTGGTAATGGACGGCCTGTGCGACAGCCCCGAAGAAGCGCGTCAGTTTTTGCACAGTGCCTACGACAGCGCCCGCGGTCTCCTGGACTTGATCAACGAACATCTGGACCACGCTGAGATCGAGGCCGGCAAACTGGATCTCCAGTTGACCGAAGTCAATGTGGCCGCGGTCTTCGAGCAGGTGGAAAAATCGTCCCGGCGACAGGCGGACCAGAAGAAAGTTCGTTTGACGTTTAGGGCCCCTCGGACTCGGGTCCTGGTCCGGGCCGACGCGGCAAACCTTTCCCAGGTTCTCCTGAACTTGGTGGCCAACGCCATCCAGTCCACTACTCAAGGCGAGGTGCGGGTCCAGGCGCGGTCTTGGCGCGACCAGGGCCACGTTCGGTTCCAGGTGCGAAGCCTGGGTTGGTCTCCTGAGAAACAGGGCAATCTTTTCCACAAAGTCGATCCAACCATCCCTTTAGCAGACCGGCGCAATGGTGAGGCCAACGCAGCGTTGGCCGAGTGCAAAATCCTGGTGGAATGTATGGGCGGACAGATCTGGCTGAGCACTCCTTGCCGGGGGCAGGGCGCCTCGGTCTATTTTACGCTCCCCTTGGTCACTCCCCAGCCCTTGTATTGGCGCCGGACAGCAGACCGCGAGCGCGGATTGGATATCCAGGGTCCACCCACCGGCCCCTTAATTCTCCTGGTGGAAGACGAACCCAAGGTCTTGGACAAACTGGCCCGCATCCTTCAGAAACATGGCTATCGCACGGCCTATGCCGTCACAGCCGATGATGGTCTGGAGGGAGCCCAAAGGTTGGAGCCGGACCTGATTACCCTTGATCTGGGTTTGCCGATGCGCCCTCTGGGTGCGCTCCAGAGCGGCCTGGACCTGTATGAGGCCCTGCAGCGCGACCCGCACCTGGCCGGCATCCCCGCGATTCTGGTCACCGGTCATGACCCCGCGTTGACCCGGACCACCCAGACGCTGCCACCCATCTTGAGCAAGCCTTTTCGAGCCCAGCAACTGCTTGACCTGATGGCTGACCAGCTCCGGGGAGTAAACCTACTGAGTGCACAAGGGTAA
- a CDS encoding histone deacetylase, producing MRRTGYVYAQRYLLHDPGSWHPERPDRLKAIHTALEEDDLLELVVRLRPDYAPLKWVERLHDPDYIRRFKAACEQGKPIFEVQDCGISRESYQIALLAVGGVMLAVDAVMGGQVDNAFCAVRPPGHHAEHNRAMGFCFFNNVAIGAVYALENYGLERVAIIDWDVHHGNGTQHLFEEDPRVFYVSLHEDPQYCYPGTGYRREEGKGAGKGFTLNLPFPPRSVDEDYLEALKKEALPRLREFAPQMVFISAGFDAHVNDPLAHMNLTRQGYRDMTQLALDLAQETAGGRLITVLEGGYNLEVLAECVEDHIRMLMDIPLDHF from the coding sequence ATGCGCCGCACTGGCTATGTTTATGCCCAACGTTATCTGTTGCATGATCCCGGCTCTTGGCATCCCGAACGTCCCGACCGGCTGAAGGCCATACATACCGCGCTCGAGGAAGACGATCTCCTGGAGTTGGTGGTACGCCTTAGACCCGACTATGCCCCCCTGAAGTGGGTGGAGCGGCTCCACGATCCCGATTATATCCGTAGGTTCAAAGCAGCCTGTGAACAGGGCAAGCCTATCTTTGAGGTGCAGGATTGCGGCATCAGCCGGGAATCATACCAGATTGCGTTGCTGGCCGTTGGCGGGGTCATGCTGGCGGTGGACGCGGTGATGGGCGGCCAGGTGGACAACGCCTTTTGTGCGGTGCGGCCGCCGGGGCATCACGCCGAGCACAACCGGGCCATGGGGTTCTGCTTTTTCAATAACGTGGCCATCGGCGCGGTATACGCCTTGGAAAACTATGGGTTGGAGCGGGTGGCCATCATCGATTGGGACGTGCATCACGGCAACGGCACCCAGCATCTTTTTGAAGAGGACCCCCGGGTGTTTTACGTGTCGCTGCACGAGGACCCGCAGTACTGCTACCCCGGCACCGGCTACCGCCGGGAAGAGGGGAAAGGCGCCGGCAAAGGTTTCACCCTGAATCTGCCCTTTCCGCCTAGGAGCGTTGATGAGGATTACCTGGAGGCCTTGAAAAAGGAAGCGCTGCCCCGTTTGCGGGAATTTGCCCCACAAATGGTCTTCATTTCCGCGGGGTTCGACGCCCACGTCAATGATCCCCTGGCCCATATGAACCTGACTCGACAGGGCTACCGGGACATGACGCAACTGGCGCTGGACCTGGCCCAGGAAACCGCCGGGGGCAGGCTCATCACCGTGTTGGAAGGAGGTTATAACCTGGAGGTCCTGGCGGAATGCGTGGAGGACCACATCCGCATGCTGATGGACATCCCCCTGGATCATTTTTAA
- the ahbC gene encoding 12,18-didecarboxysiroheme deacetylase yields MIGVSKLYCGAVEAGDVLRYRDRRAQDLPSHLLQFSADKKPVVVWNVTKQCNLKCLHCYAKATAGAAPDELGHVEGLALLRDLKDFGVPVVLFSGGEPLMRPDLPELVEWTVTHGMRAVISTNGTLIDREKARQLRDLGLSYVGISLDGTQATHDKFRGQSGAFAAAMHGVRNCQEMGLKVGLRFTVSRLNYQEVPALFDLVEEYNIPRICFYHLVYAGRGSKLVEEALTHTQTRDLVDLICARTRRLFDAGRTVEVLTVDNHADGPYIYLKLLKEDPRRAAEVLELLKMNEGNNSGRGIGCVSWDGQVHADQFWRHESFGNVRQRPFSQIWTDLTNPLMARLKDKKRYVTGRCARCKWLDVCGGNFRVRAEALTGDLWAPDPACYLTEAEVS; encoded by the coding sequence ATGATCGGAGTTTCCAAGCTCTATTGCGGCGCCGTGGAAGCCGGAGACGTGCTGCGTTACCGGGACCGCCGGGCCCAGGATTTGCCGTCCCATCTCCTCCAATTTTCCGCGGACAAAAAGCCGGTGGTGGTCTGGAACGTCACCAAGCAGTGCAACCTCAAGTGCCTCCATTGCTACGCCAAGGCAACCGCGGGAGCCGCGCCGGATGAATTGGGCCACGTCGAGGGCCTGGCCCTGCTGCGGGATCTGAAAGATTTCGGCGTCCCGGTGGTTTTGTTTTCCGGGGGCGAACCCCTGATGCGGCCGGATTTGCCGGAATTGGTGGAATGGACCGTAACGCACGGCATGCGCGCCGTGATCTCCACCAACGGCACCCTCATTGACCGCGAGAAGGCCCGGCAACTGCGTGACCTGGGCCTGTCCTACGTGGGCATCAGCTTAGACGGCACCCAGGCCACCCACGACAAGTTCCGGGGTCAATCCGGGGCCTTTGCCGCGGCCATGCATGGGGTGCGTAATTGTCAGGAGATGGGGCTCAAGGTGGGCCTGCGTTTTACGGTGAGCCGCCTCAACTATCAGGAAGTCCCGGCGCTTTTTGATCTGGTGGAAGAATATAATATTCCCCGCATCTGCTTCTACCACCTGGTCTATGCCGGCCGGGGCAGCAAACTGGTGGAAGAGGCTCTGACTCATACCCAGACCCGGGATCTGGTGGATTTGATCTGCGCCCGCACCCGGCGCCTCTTCGACGCGGGCCGCACCGTGGAAGTGCTCACCGTGGATAACCACGCGGACGGCCCCTACATCTACCTCAAGCTGCTCAAAGAAGACCCCCGGCGCGCCGCGGAAGTCCTGGAACTCCTCAAGATGAACGAAGGCAACAACTCCGGCCGGGGCATCGGCTGCGTCAGTTGGGACGGCCAGGTCCACGCCGACCAATTCTGGCGGCATGAGTCCTTCGGGAACGTCCGGCAGCGCCCCTTCAGCCAAATCTGGACCGACCTCACCAACCCCCTGATGGCCCGCTTAAAAGACAAGAAGCGCTATGTCACCGGCCGCTGCGCCCGGTGTAAATGGCTGGATGTCTGCGGCGGCAACTTCCGCGTCCGGGCCGAAGCCTTAACCGGCGACCTCTGGGCCCCGGACCCGGCGTGTTATTTGACGGAGGCGGAGGTTAGCTAA
- a CDS encoding AAA family ATPase, with the protein MEKIPDPKELEKELSDYLSNKYGSRIKVLAPHWVAKPEKDDDSPGKGATKLSQIKFDLRPEELEAYLDEYVIQQDLAKSVLATKVCTHFNRIRHSLELGRDPEPGVGSIKNNIVLVGPTGVGKTYLVKLIAKKIGVPFIKGDATKFSETGYVGGDVEDLVRDLVYAAGDDLELAKYGIIYIDEIDKIASSGHAWGGPDVSRSGVQRALLKPMEETEVDLKVAHDPVSQIQAIEHYRRTGKKDKRTLNTRHILFIVSGAFNGLDKIVKERISKQEIGFRGEMTSRDMDRTFLKQVTAEDLIKFGFESEFVGRLPVIAVLAELTADDLYAILLNPNNPIITSKKRDFRAYGIDITFEDEALRKLAEQAASEKTGARGLVSVIERVLIQFEKRLPSTPVMELVVTPELVDAPDEVLARLLADPDDPDLKGRFHQAAAKERQILKESIWRREPELLNRYHLPLTAARVELLADQYYHWDCDLKTAFAEMARLHDQVHLFEEKFLDNHGIQLNFEPGAEDEIIRQAVSRDISALSICQEMSKDLEYALKLVRDRTSRDQFILTREALCDLDAYLNRVIREYYQTTLFRE; encoded by the coding sequence ATGGAAAAGATCCCCGATCCTAAAGAATTGGAAAAAGAACTGAGCGATTACCTCAGTAACAAATATGGCAGCCGCATCAAAGTGCTGGCCCCGCATTGGGTGGCCAAACCCGAGAAAGACGACGACAGCCCGGGGAAAGGCGCCACCAAACTCAGCCAGATAAAATTCGACTTGAGGCCTGAGGAGTTGGAGGCCTATCTGGATGAATACGTGATCCAACAGGATCTGGCGAAAAGTGTTCTGGCCACCAAGGTTTGCACCCATTTCAATCGCATCCGCCATTCCCTGGAACTGGGACGGGACCCGGAACCCGGGGTGGGTTCCATTAAAAACAACATCGTCCTCGTCGGCCCCACCGGGGTCGGCAAGACCTATCTGGTCAAACTCATTGCCAAAAAGATCGGTGTCCCGTTTATCAAGGGCGATGCCACCAAGTTCAGTGAAACCGGCTATGTGGGCGGCGATGTTGAAGATTTGGTCCGGGATCTGGTTTACGCCGCGGGCGACGACCTGGAACTGGCGAAATACGGGATCATTTATATCGATGAAATCGACAAGATCGCGTCTTCGGGCCATGCCTGGGGTGGGCCGGATGTGTCGCGCTCCGGTGTCCAGCGCGCTCTTCTCAAGCCCATGGAAGAAACCGAGGTGGACCTGAAAGTGGCCCATGACCCGGTCTCCCAGATCCAGGCCATCGAACACTACCGCCGCACCGGCAAAAAAGATAAACGCACCCTCAATACCCGCCACATCCTCTTTATCGTCAGCGGGGCCTTCAACGGTCTGGACAAGATCGTCAAGGAACGTATCAGCAAGCAGGAGATCGGCTTTCGAGGCGAAATGACTTCCCGGGATATGGACCGGACCTTTTTGAAACAGGTAACCGCCGAAGATTTGATCAAGTTCGGGTTTGAATCGGAATTCGTCGGCCGCCTCCCGGTGATTGCGGTGCTGGCGGAACTTACGGCCGACGACCTCTACGCCATCCTGTTAAACCCCAACAATCCCATCATTACCAGCAAAAAGCGTGACTTCCGGGCCTACGGCATTGACATCACCTTTGAGGACGAAGCTCTGAGGAAGTTGGCGGAGCAGGCCGCATCTGAGAAAACCGGGGCTCGGGGTCTGGTCAGCGTTATCGAACGCGTGCTGATTCAGTTCGAAAAACGGCTGCCATCCACCCCGGTCATGGAACTGGTAGTGACGCCTGAGCTCGTTGATGCTCCTGACGAAGTACTGGCGCGCCTTCTGGCTGATCCTGACGATCCCGATCTCAAAGGGAGATTTCACCAGGCGGCTGCGAAAGAGCGGCAGATTCTTAAAGAGTCCATCTGGCGCCGGGAACCTGAGTTGCTCAACCGCTATCACCTGCCTCTCACTGCGGCCCGGGTGGAATTACTGGCCGACCAATACTATCACTGGGACTGTGATCTGAAAACCGCGTTTGCAGAGATGGCCCGGCTCCATGACCAGGTCCATCTGTTTGAAGAAAAATTCCTGGACAACCATGGGATTCAACTCAATTTCGAACCGGGGGCCGAGGATGAGATTATCCGGCAGGCCGTGTCCCGGGATATCTCCGCGCTGTCCATCTGTCAGGAGATGTCCAAGGACCTGGAATACGCCCTGAAACTCGTCCGGGACCGCACCTCCCGGGACCAGTTCATCCTCACCCGTGAAGCCCTTTGCGACCTGGATGCCTATCTCAATCGGGTTATCCGGGAATACTATCAGACCACCCTATTTAGAGAGTAA
- a CDS encoding dihydropteroate synthase, which produces MPLIVAADNLHALNPVVAQALQSLDRYPLQELARRVEQAGAQFIDINPGYLAPRHLDRMAFMVEAVQEATKVRLILDSPNSRALARGLEVCQKPPILNACTLEDDKLREILPLASAHQTDLVLLLLDARSFPAVTLEGKITLAVELREHALAAGLKDEQLIFDPVLPNLAWPDAWEQTRAVVKTVRLLSSGEVWQAPARTMVGLSNLRSGLRHTYPVRVEEAALGVLAGAGLQIALADVLQPGLMETVRVINQMG; this is translated from the coding sequence ATGCCACTGATTGTCGCCGCGGACAACCTCCATGCCTTAAACCCCGTGGTGGCCCAGGCGCTGCAAAGCCTTGACCGCTATCCTCTCCAAGAACTGGCCCGCCGGGTCGAGCAGGCCGGTGCCCAGTTTATCGATATCAATCCCGGCTACCTGGCCCCGCGGCACCTGGACCGCATGGCCTTTATGGTGGAAGCGGTGCAGGAGGCCACCAAGGTGCGCCTCATCCTGGACAGCCCCAACTCCCGAGCCCTGGCCCGGGGTTTGGAGGTCTGCCAGAAGCCGCCCATCCTCAACGCCTGCACCTTGGAAGATGACAAGCTTAGGGAGATTCTGCCCCTGGCCTCGGCCCATCAGACCGACCTGGTGCTCCTGCTTTTGGATGCCCGGTCCTTTCCTGCGGTTACGCTTGAAGGCAAAATCACTCTGGCCGTGGAATTACGTGAGCACGCCCTGGCCGCGGGTCTCAAGGATGAGCAGTTGATCTTTGACCCGGTGCTGCCTAACCTCGCCTGGCCCGACGCCTGGGAGCAGACGAGGGCGGTGGTCAAGACCGTGCGGCTCCTGTCCAGCGGCGAGGTTTGGCAAGCGCCGGCCCGGACCATGGTGGGGCTTTCCAACCTGCGGAGCGGCCTCAGGCATACCTATCCCGTGCGGGTCGAGGAGGCCGCACTCGGGGTCCTGGCGGGGGCGGGGTTACAGATAGCTTTGGCGGATGTGCTGCAACCGGGGTTGATGGAGACCGTCAGGGTCATCAACCAGATGGGGTGA
- a CDS encoding Fe-Mn family superoxide dismutase, producing MAYAAKDFSFLLGMPGFSDTLLKNHFTLYQGYVNNTNKVMETLAAMAKEGKEGTPEFGELKRRLGWEFNGMRLHELYFMNLGGDGDLSKAPNLEKLKKQQFGSVEMCAKDFKATASMRGIGWVIMYQDIENGLIFNQWINEHDVGHPAGCSPLLILDVFEHAYMTDYGLKKADYIEAFFKNVKWEVVEQRLETA from the coding sequence ATGGCGTACGCAGCCAAAGATTTTTCCTTTTTGTTAGGAATGCCGGGATTCAGCGACACCCTCCTCAAGAATCATTTCACCCTCTACCAGGGGTATGTCAATAACACGAACAAGGTTATGGAAACCCTGGCAGCGATGGCGAAAGAGGGCAAAGAAGGCACTCCCGAATTTGGCGAATTGAAACGCCGGCTGGGGTGGGAGTTCAACGGCATGCGGCTGCATGAACTCTACTTTATGAACCTGGGGGGCGACGGCGACCTGTCCAAGGCTCCCAACCTGGAAAAGTTAAAGAAACAGCAGTTTGGCTCAGTGGAGATGTGCGCCAAGGATTTTAAAGCCACCGCAAGCATGCGGGGCATCGGTTGGGTCATCATGTACCAGGACATCGAGAACGGCCTCATCTTTAACCAATGGATCAATGAGCATGATGTGGGGCATCCCGCCGGCTGTAGCCCTCTCCTCATCCTGGACGTCTTCGAACATGCCTACATGACGGACTATGGGCTCAAGAAAGCCGATTATATTGAGGCCTTTTTTAAGAACGTCAAGTGGGAAGTAGTGGAACAACGCTTGGAAACCGCGTAG